The Solibacillus sp. FSL W7-1464 genome contains a region encoding:
- a CDS encoding response regulator, with protein sequence MRKKIIHIVVIVGALSNAAILAFMDMPAWLIILMSVIYIVIFEGLLLVLEPRLVRAERERNVKAFPFLRELVDAKKATVTLRDGTVLYNATFEGYAHPKDAKTILLYVHKVKTKKEKPAFIEHPIKLINIKSVKKIQ encoded by the coding sequence ATGAGAAAGAAAATCATACATATTGTCGTTATCGTCGGTGCCTTAAGTAATGCAGCGATTTTAGCATTCATGGACATGCCGGCGTGGCTCATTATCTTAATGTCGGTTATATATATCGTTATCTTTGAAGGGCTCCTGCTTGTACTGGAACCACGCTTAGTCCGTGCTGAACGTGAACGGAATGTTAAAGCCTTTCCTTTTTTACGCGAACTGGTCGATGCTAAAAAGGCGACGGTTACTTTGCGGGATGGTACGGTGTTATATAATGCAACGTTCGAAGGCTATGCCCATCCAAAAGATGCGAAAACGATTTTACTATATGTACATAAAGTAAAGACGAAAAAGGAAAAACCTGCATTTATAGAACATCCTATTAAACTTATTAACATAAAAAGCGTAAAAAAGATTCAATAA